ATTGGAATATAGATTTCAGGAACCTGGCTTTCATCTGATTTTACGAATACAACAGCGTCAGAATTTTTTGTCCACTCATATTGTCGTGCGTGCCCGAATTCCTCTTCATAAACCCAGTCTGCAAGTCCGTTGATAATTGCATTTTTCTTACCGTCATTGGTAATTTGGGTAATCTTTCCGGAGCTCAGATCCTGATAAAATAAATTGTTTTCTGCAATAAATGCAACTTTAGTAGCATCAGGAGAGAATCTTGGTTCCTGAACTGCTTTGCCATCATTTAAGCTGATTGTTTTACCTGATTTCAAATCTTTAACATCAAACTTTCCAAGAAAAGAATGCCTGTAGATCTGCTCACTTTCTTTCAGCAAAAGAATCTTAGATTCATCATCAGAAAATTCATAGCTGTCAAATTTCCCGTCAACAACATTACCTTCCTTTTGTGAAGTTTTATAAGAATATTTGGCAATACCTGTCGGCTCAATAACTAAATAGTTTTCTCCGTCTTTCATGGATGCAATACCAGCAATACCTTTTCCACGGTAATATCCTGAATATATTTTATCTAAAGTGATTTCCTGTGCTGATACATTATGGAATAAAGCAGCCACAGTAAGAGTTAAGAGTATTTTTTTCATTTCTAATTTTAATGATTCCAAATGTAATAATTCTTACCCAAATAACCATATAAAACAGTAAAACAGAACTTCAGATCCTGTTTTTAATGATATTTGTAGGTGTCATTATAATTCTGTAAAGCAGATGGTAACGCCCGGAGTCTGTGGCTGTCCCATGCAATTGTAATATACCAAACTCTTGATTCATATGTTACTGTATCTAACATCTTTTTATTCCGGATAAGCAATCCTGAAAATAATAGAATTCCTCAGCAGTGATTTTGCTAAAAATGATAATTTGGCAAAAGAATTGAATATACTATTATAGAATCAATTTAAAATAATAATTATGGAAACGAATGCATACAATCAGAAACTGAATCGCTATGTTTTAGCCGATCAGGTAGTTTATACAGGTTTTTCAAGCTTTAAAGATGCTGAAGAATGTGCAAACAAAAAAGGCGGAACTTTGGTAGAAGTAAGTTTTAAAGATGGAAATGATAATCCGCAGATCACAGATGAGGCTGGATTAATTGAAAAGAAGCTTCATTATTATGTGTATGCAGGCGATGAATATAAATTTATCCATTCATCCGATCCGGGATTTAGAAAATATGCAGATGAGCTGCAGAAAATAAAAGCGAAAATGCGTCAGGATGCACCAGACGAAAGATATCTTGCCAATTTCGAAATTGAAAACGCAGAAGACCCAATCATTGTGATCAAGAATGATCATTTTGAATCGGTAACTTCCAGAGAACGCTCCAAATATCTGAAGCATGCTAAAGTTTATGAACTAGGGGTATCCCTGCCAAAATCTTAAAATTTTTTATCATGAGCAAGACAAAATATTCAGAAAAAGCTCAGGACAAAGTAGGAGAGGTAATGCACGAATTCAAGGAAGGAAAATTAAAATCCTCTTCTGGAAAAAAAGTGACCAGCAAAAAACAGGCTGTGGCTATAGGTATTTCCGAAGCCAGAGAAAAAGGCTTAAAAGTACCTAAAAAGAAAAAAGAATGATAAAAAAGAATTCCGTGAAAAATATTCACGGAATTCTTTTATTTAAGCTTAAAGATAAATGTAAATTAACTATTAATCTTTTGCGCTTACTTGTTTTATTGATATAATACCTTATAATATTCATCCGCCATTCTATCACTGTTGAACTGATTTTGGACATCATTCATGGCATTATACTGAATTTTCCGCCATTTCTCATGATGGTCATAGTAAGTGGGAAGAATTTCGTTTTCCAGGATCTCATATAATTTATTCAGATCGTAGGTATCCTGCTCGTAAATGCTCATGTTCAGATAATCTGCTTTTGGTACAACAAATGAATTTTCTCCCGGCTTGGCAAATTCAGGAATCCATCC
The Chryseobacterium sp. W4I1 DNA segment above includes these coding regions:
- a CDS encoding DUF6496 domain-containing protein, translating into MSKTKYSEKAQDKVGEVMHEFKEGKLKSSSGKKVTSKKQAVAIGISEAREKGLKVPKKKKE